The DNA segment GGAACAGCGTGGAGCCGTCGCCGGCCTCGGCCCGCTGGCCGGTCTGCTTGCCGGTGGCGAGGTCGAAGGCGACGACCTCGTTGGTGCGGATGCTCTTGCTCTTGCTGCCGCTGTGCTCCTTGGTCGCCAGGTACAGCTTGCCCTGGCCCGCCACGACCCCCTTGCACTCCTCGACGAGGGTGATGGTCTCGCACTCGCCGTCGTAGGTGTCGCCGGAGACCGGGATACGGGCCAGCAGCCGGCCGGTGCGGCTGTCGATGGAGAAGTAGTCCGAGACCCCGCTGCCGCCGCTCGCGCTGTGCCCGGCGTCCGCGCCGACCACCAGCGGGTCGGTGGAGACGATGCCCGCGTACTCGATGCCGGCGCTCATCTTGTACTCGGAGATCACCTTGCCCGAGGTGGGGTCGATGTTCTGGATGCTGAGGGTGCGGTTGCCGAACGCGCCGCACTTGCGGACCGCGACCAGCTTGGTGCCGCCGCCGTAGCCGACGTCGTCGCAGTCGTCGCCGGGCTTGGGCTGCCAGAGCACCTTGCCGGTGCCGATGTCGTAGGCCGCGCCGCCGCGGAGACCGCCGACCGCGACGGTCTTCCCGGCGACGGTGACGTTCTGGAACGTGGTGGCGAACTCGCCCGTGCCGATCGACTTGGTCCACAGCTTGGTGCCGGCCCGGACGTCGACGCCCGCGACCTGGGTGCAGCCGGGGCGGTTGTCCTTGGTCGGCATGGAGGGCTGGTAGACGATGCCGGTGCGGCCGTCGGGGGTGACGTGCTCGGTGGCCGCGCAGACCGGGCCGGGGAGCTTGAGCGTCCACTTCTTGTGGCCGTCGGACACGTCGTAGCCGGTGATCTCGGCGATGCCGCTCTTGGCGTAGACGCCGGTGCTCAGCCAGGAGCCCGGCGTGGTGACGACGTTCTCCTCGGTCTTGGGCTGCGGGACCTTGAACAGGACGTCGGCGGCCGGGTTGTCCGGCACCTTCTCCTTGCCGCCGGTCGCGGTGCCGGTGCCGTTCTTGTCGCCCCCGGCGCGCGTGCCGCCGCCGTCGGAGGAGTGGGAGTACCAGATGCCGGAGCCGATGATCAGGCCGATGGCGACGACGGCGGCGAGGACGATCAGCGCGATGGCGCGGTTCTCCTTGGCCCGGGTGTCGTCACCCGCCACGAGGGTCGGCGGCTGGGCGGGGTATCCGTAGCCCGGCTGCTGGGGCTGCTGCTGCGGGGCCGGGTAGCCGTAGCCGGGCTGCTGCGGCGGGGGTGCCTGCGGATAGCCGTACGTCGGCTGGGGGTTGGCGGCCGGTGGGACGGGCGGCGTCGGCGGGGTGGGCGGCTGGTCCTGGGGCGGGCCGGAGGGCGGCTGGTCGCTCATCGTGGGGTACCTCGAAGCGGCTGGTGGGGGCGGCGGGCGCGGCGGGGAGCAGGGGGTGGGCTACTTGCCGTAGGCCATCATCAGCTTCTCCT comes from the Streptomyces seoulensis genome and includes:
- a CDS encoding PQQ-binding-like beta-propeller repeat protein is translated as MSDQPPSGPPQDQPPTPPTPPVPPAANPQPTYGYPQAPPPQQPGYGYPAPQQQPQQPGYGYPAQPPTLVAGDDTRAKENRAIALIVLAAVVAIGLIIGSGIWYSHSSDGGGTRAGGDKNGTGTATGGKEKVPDNPAADVLFKVPQPKTEENVVTTPGSWLSTGVYAKSGIAEITGYDVSDGHKKWTLKLPGPVCAATEHVTPDGRTGIVYQPSMPTKDNRPGCTQVAGVDVRAGTKLWTKSIGTGEFATTFQNVTVAGKTVAVGGLRGGAAYDIGTGKVLWQPKPGDDCDDVGYGGGTKLVAVRKCGAFGNRTLSIQNIDPTSGKVISEYKMSAGIEYAGIVSTDPLVVGADAGHSASGGSGVSDYFSIDSRTGRLLARIPVSGDTYDGECETITLVEECKGVVAGQGKLYLATKEHSGSKSKSIRTNEVVAFDLATGKQTGQRAEAGDGSTLFPLRMDGGNLIAYKEPPYDKGAQVVTIDGASFKSTTLMDLPPDQGDRSLLSGLQPTFSEYRYSQGKLFMAAPNAAKPIGSFDKDKNSVVAFGTRD